The DNA segment GCGAAAAAAACAACAACACTGAATGTGAATCGATTCATCGACCCCGCCTATTGGGGGGGTTCCGTGCCCCATTCCCGGAGCACTTCAGACTGCAGGTAAAGCCGCTCCTGAAGATCTGTCTTGAAATATCCCTTATCCAGGGCGACCAATTTCACCTGCGTCGTCTTCCCATACTCCACCGAAAAACGCTCGGTCGATTCCACGATGAATTGGTGGTCCTTAAAATAGGAAAAAGCCGTGTAGATCGATTTGTCCGAGCCACGGTAATTGATCTTACTCTTGAGCACATGTTCCCCCGCCGGGAGATCTTTGTCGAACACCAACGCTTTTTCCAAAGGTGATTTTCGACCCTCGCCGTTCACTTTATTGACCAGCTGGCCATCGAGAAAAAATTCCGCGGAATTGAATGCGAAGAAACCTTCGGCCTGATTGTCGAACGTGATGTATGCCTTTGATCCGGTCACTTTTCCGCGCAGGACCGCTTCTTCGAGTTCATGCAACCTCCCCTTTTCGCGGAATACCGCTTCCTTGGTTTGCGTCACCTGTTGTTCGAGTTCGCGGAGGAGTTTTTGATCGACCGGTTCCAAGGTGTCTTCGGCCGCCCAAGAAAGAGGATGGAAGCAAAGCGTTACGAGCAGAAGGGAGGTTCGAATTCGCATGTTGCGACATCCTAAACGGAATGAGGCGCAATGAAAACGTTCTGTGATCCAAATGGGGACCCCCGGCCACCCGTAACGCTACTTTTAACAACTTTTGTTTTATGGGTCTGGCGACGTTTCGAGAAAATGCCGTTATGCTTTCTCGGCTTGAAGAACGTAAAGAGGGTTTTGGACGAGATCGGTCAGCTCCTGGTGATCGGCCTTTCGGGCCCGCGTCTAATGAAAGAAGAGAGAGTGTTCATTCGACGGGTGGCGCCCGGCGGCGTGATCTATTTTCGTCGAAACGTGAAAAGTCCGACGCAGCTTCGATCGTTGGCTCGATCGGTTTGGTCTCTTTTTCCGAAAGACCGCCCGCCCTTTATCGGCATCGATCAGGAAGGGGGACGAGTCGCCCGCCTCGGTCCGCCTTTCACACTTTTTCCCGGTAACGATTATCTCGGCCGCATCTATAGAAAGACAAAAAGCCTCAGCCTTATCCAAGCGCAAGCCCAGGCGATGGCGAAGGAGCTTAAGGCGATCGGCGTCAATCTGAATTTCACGCCGGTGGCCGATATCGACACAAATCCACGAAACCCCGTCATCGGCCCGCGGGCGTTTGGAAAAAATCCAAAAGATGTTGCCCGACTCGTCGCGACGACAGTGAAGGCCTACAAGAAGGAGAGGGTGATCTGTTGCGCGAAACACTTTCCAGGACATGGCGACACATCGAAGGACAGTCATAAGGTTCTCCCCATCGTTCGAGCTTCGCGCCCAACACTGTTTCGCCGAGAGCTTTTGCCTTTTGAATCGGCGGTACGGGCCGGTGTCCCGACGATCATGACCGCTCACGTTGTCTATCCCTCTCTGGATCGCGCCCTTCCAGCGACTCTTTCGAAGTTCATCCTGGATCGATTGTTGCGACGAAAACTTCACTTCGACGGCGTGGCGATCAGCGACGATTTGGAAATGAACGCGATCGTCCTTCATTCGTCGATTTCCGAGGCAGCGCTGAATGCCATACGCGCCGGCGTAGATCTC comes from the Bdellovibrionota bacterium genome and includes:
- the nagZ gene encoding beta-N-acetylhexosaminidase, with the protein product MKNVKRVLDEIGQLLVIGLSGPRLMKEERVFIRRVAPGGVIYFRRNVKSPTQLRSLARSVWSLFPKDRPPFIGIDQEGGRVARLGPPFTLFPGNDYLGRIYRKTKSLSLIQAQAQAMAKELKAIGVNLNFTPVADIDTNPRNPVIGPRAFGKNPKDVARLVATTVKAYKKERVICCAKHFPGHGDTSKDSHKVLPIVRASRPTLFRRELLPFESAVRAGVPTIMTAHVVYPSLDRALPATLSKFILDRLLRRKLHFDGVAISDDLEMNAIVLHSSISEAALNAIRAGVDLLLVCKSLSEARQVHLDLSKAVLWGQVSVNRIAEALNRIRKVKKRYLSGGPGLSLTSVPRNGWRKHQKLAEVIKEKGKQELLVSA